From Lycium ferocissimum isolate CSIRO_LF1 chromosome 12, AGI_CSIRO_Lferr_CH_V1, whole genome shotgun sequence, one genomic window encodes:
- the LOC132040825 gene encoding inorganic pyrophosphatase 1-like has translation MAGILVIFDFDKTIIDVDSDNWVVDELGLTDLLNKLLPTMPWNSLMDRMMKEFHAQGKTIEDIKEVLKRVPIHSRIVPCIKSAYALGCDLRIVSDANVFFIETILKHLGIRDCFSEINTNPCYVDEEDNRVQIFPYDDFHGCNNPCPPNMCKGLILERLIQAEGNKRMIYLGDGSGDFCPSLKLREGDFVMPRKDFPAWNLINENRTLVKAPIHEWTDGEELERILLQLINAITIEENASSTLCPKQLTPSTKPIDMYY, from the coding sequence ATGGCTGGAATTTTGGTGATTTTCGACTTCGACAAGACGATTATCGACGTGGACAGCGATAATTGGGTGGTGGATGAGTTAGGGTTAACTGATTTACTCAATAAACTTCTCCCAACTATGCCTTGGAACTCTTTAATGGATAGGATGATGAAGGAGTTTCATGCACAAGGAAAAACCATTGAAGACATTAAAGAAGTACTAAAAAGGGTTCCCATACATTCCAGAATTGTCCCGTGCATTAAATCAGCTTATGCATTAGGGTGTGATTTGAGAATAGTAAGTGATGCAAATGTATTCTTCATTGAAACAATCTTGAAACATCTCGGAATAAGGGATTGCTTCTCAGAAATCAACACGAATCCATGCTACGTTGATGAGGAAGATAATAGGGTTCAAATTTTCCCTTACGATGATTTTCATGGCTGCAATAATCCGTGCCCTCCCAACATGTGCAAGGGTTTGATATTAGAAAGACTAATACAAGCTGAAGGGAATAAAAGAATGATTTATCTTGGTGATGGAAGTGGCGATTTCTGCCCTAGTTTGAAGCTCAGAGAAGGAGATTTcgtcatgccaagaaaagattTCCCAGCCTGGAATTTGATAAACGAAAACAGGACGCTAGTAAAAGCACCGATCCACGAATGGACTGATGGGGAAGAGCTTGAGAGAATTCTGTTACAACTGATTAATGCAATCACCATTGAAGAAAATGCAAGTTCCACACTATGTCCAAAGCAACTCACACCTTCGACCAAGCCTATCGACATGTACTACTAG